A single Caldilineales bacterium DNA region contains:
- a CDS encoding VTT domain-containing protein, with amino-acid sequence MPTLRLSRQQWLALSVLLAVVTLAWWFRQPLRLHLSNLPEARTWLQSLGPLGAVIFIGINAAQIVLAPIPGYIVQLAGGWVFGVWQGALLGILGLALGAALAMTLARLLGRPFVSRMVGAARLARWEHVTRADRPWFWALLFLAPIGDLPYFLAGLSRYPISRLVLIAVIIRSPSVTLAAAIGAGAVAVDPAQVLAWLSAQATSLHPLLVATILIALAALALLAVRFGLRLKDTLLARLNQNFRAEGAPEPLHAAD; translated from the coding sequence ATGCCCACCCTCCGCCTCAGCCGCCAACAATGGCTCGCCCTGTCCGTCCTCCTGGCCGTCGTCACCCTGGCCTGGTGGTTCCGCCAGCCGCTGCGCCTCCATCTGAGCAATCTGCCTGAGGCCCGCACCTGGCTACAGAGCCTGGGGCCGTTGGGCGCAGTCATTTTCATCGGCATCAACGCCGCCCAGATTGTGCTGGCGCCCATCCCCGGCTACATCGTTCAATTGGCAGGCGGCTGGGTGTTCGGCGTCTGGCAGGGGGCGCTGCTGGGGATTCTCGGCCTGGCTCTGGGCGCCGCCCTGGCCATGACCCTGGCGCGGTTGCTCGGCCGACCCTTCGTCAGCCGGATGGTGGGGGCCGCACGGCTGGCGCGGTGGGAGCATGTGACCCGCGCCGACCGGCCCTGGTTCTGGGCCTTACTTTTTCTGGCCCCCATCGGCGACCTGCCCTACTTTCTGGCCGGACTCTCCCGCTATCCCATCTCGCGCCTGGTGCTGATCGCCGTGATCATACGCAGCCCCAGCGTCACGCTGGCTGCGGCCATCGGCGCCGGCGCTGTGGCAGTTGATCCGGCGCAAGTGTTGGCCTGGCTAAGCGCACAGGCGACCTCGCTCCATCCCTTGCTTGTGGCGACGATTCTCATCGCTCTGGCAGCGCTGGCGCTCCTGGCCGTACGCTTTGGCCTGCGGCTCAAGGACACCCTACTGGCGCGGCTCAACCAGAATTTTCGGGCAGAAGGGGCGCCTGAGCCGCTGCACGCCGCGGACTGA
- a CDS encoding superoxide dismutase, with the protein MPFELAPLPYDYEALAPHISGNTMHFHHDKHHAAYTNNLNAAIAKHPSLADHSAEDLLRDLDRVPEDIRMAVRNNGGGFVNHNLFWETMGPNAGGAPTGELAAAIDAAFGSFDAFKTAFANAGATRFGSGWAWLALDGDGKLAVYSTANQDSPLMQGHTPLLGLDVWEHAYYLDYQNRRPDYIGAFWNVVNWGAVAALYAAAMH; encoded by the coding sequence ATGCCGTTCGAACTCGCCCCCCTGCCCTACGATTACGAGGCCCTCGCCCCCCACATCAGCGGCAACACCATGCACTTTCACCACGACAAGCACCACGCCGCCTACACCAACAACCTGAACGCCGCCATCGCCAAGCACCCCAGCCTGGCCGATCATAGCGCCGAAGACCTGCTGCGCGATCTGGATCGCGTCCCCGAAGACATCCGCATGGCCGTGCGCAACAACGGCGGCGGCTTCGTCAACCACAACCTGTTCTGGGAGACGATGGGGCCGAACGCCGGCGGCGCCCCGACCGGCGAACTGGCCGCGGCCATCGACGCCGCTTTCGGCAGCTTCGATGCCTTCAAGACCGCCTTTGCCAATGCCGGCGCTACCCGTTTCGGCTCTGGCTGGGCCTGGCTGGCGCTGGATGGCGATGGCAAGCTGGCCGTCTATAGCACCGCCAACCAGGATAGCCCCCTGATGCAGGGGCACACCCCGCTGCTGGGCCTGGATGTGTGGGAGCACGCCTATTACCTGGATTACCAGAACCGCCGCCCCGACTACATCGGCGCCTTCTGGAACGTCGTCAATTGGGGCGCCGTCGCCGCCCTGTACGCAGCGGCGATGCACTGA